The Vibrio crassostreae genomic interval TGTTGGTTTTGTTTTAGAAGGTGTTGATGAAATCCCAGAGCAAAACAAGATCTCTGGCTACGCAAAATTTTTAGACGACAGTACACTACAAATTGATGACCACACGGTTGTCACCGCTAAACGTATTGTTATCGCAACTGGCTCTCGCCCTGCATACCCTGCCGTTTGGAATGAGCTTGGTGATCGTCTGATCATTAACGATGACGTGTTCAGCTGGGATGATTTACCAGAATCGGTTGCAGTATTTGGCCCTGGTGTTATTGGTCTTGAGCTTGGTCAGTCACTGCATCGCTTAGGTGTGAAGACCAAACTGTTCGGTTTAGGTGGTCAAGTTGGCCCAGTAACCGACCCAGAGATCATGGCTTACGCAGATAAAGCCTTCAATGAAGAGTTCTACCTAGATGCCGACGTGAAAATCGAAAGCATGAAGCGTATTACCACTGAATCGGGTGAGGCTCGCGTCGAAATCCAGTTCATCAATAAGCAAGGTGAACTAGAAACTAACGTCGTTGAGTACGTACTGGCAGCAACGGGGCGTCGTCCCAACACCGACAAACTTGGCCTAGAGAATACCTCTCTAGAACTTGATGAGCGTGGTGTTCCAATCGCTGACCACTACACGCTACAAACATCATTGCCATCAGTATTCATTGCAGGTGATGCAAGCAACCAACTACCTCTGCTACATGAAGCAGCAGACCAAGCCCGCATTGCAGGAGACAACGCTGGTCGCTTCCCTGAGATTCGTGCAGGCCTACGCCGCTCTAAAATCTCAGCGGTATTCTCTGACCCGCAAATCGCGATGGTTGGTGAATCCTACAAAGAGATCACCACCCGCTTA includes:
- a CDS encoding dihydrolipoyl dehydrogenase; its protein translation is MKQVNVDVAVIGGGTAGLGSYRTAKAHTDSVVMIEGGPYGTTCARVGCMPSKLLIAAAESVHQIEKAPAFGVHPQGDIVINGREVMDRVKFERDRFVGFVLEGVDEIPEQNKISGYAKFLDDSTLQIDDHTVVTAKRIVIATGSRPAYPAVWNELGDRLIINDDVFSWDDLPESVAVFGPGVIGLELGQSLHRLGVKTKLFGLGGQVGPVTDPEIMAYADKAFNEEFYLDADVKIESMKRITTESGEARVEIQFINKQGELETNVVEYVLAATGRRPNTDKLGLENTSLELDERGVPIADHYTLQTSLPSVFIAGDASNQLPLLHEAADQARIAGDNAGRFPEIRAGLRRSKISAVFSDPQIAMVGESYKEITTRLGTCGCFATGEVSFENQGRSRVMLRNKGILHVYGEQGTGRFLGAEMMGPNAEHLAHLLAWAHQNKMTVSEMLDMPFYHPVIEEGVRTALRDLNAKLHLGPEMVKHCLDCGPGC